A region of Saimiri boliviensis isolate mSaiBol1 chromosome 8, mSaiBol1.pri, whole genome shotgun sequence DNA encodes the following proteins:
- the CEP19 gene encoding centrosomal protein of 19 kDa, with translation MMCTAKKCGIRFQPPAIILIYENEIKGKIRQRIMPVRNFSKFSDCTRAAEQLKNNPRHKSYLEQVSLRQLEKLFSFLRGYLSGQSLAETMEQIRRETTIDPEEDLNKLDDKELAKRKSIMDELFEKNQKKKDDPNFVYDIEVEFPQDEQLQSCGWDTESADEF, from the exons ATGATGTGCACtgccaagaaatgtgggattagaTTTCAGCCTCCAGCTATTATCTTAATCTATGAGAATGAAATCAAGGGGAAAATTCGCCAGCGCATTATGCCAGTTCGAAACTTTTCAAAGTTTTCAG aTTGCACCAGGGCTGCTGAACAATTAAAGAATAATCCACGACACAAGAGTTACCTGGAACAAGTATCCCTGAGGCAGCTAGAGAAGCTATTCAGTTTTTTACGAGGTTACTTGTCCGGGCAGAGCTTGGCAGAAACAATGGAACAGATTCGTCGGGAAACCACCATTGATCCTGAGGAAGATCTGAACAAACTAGATGACAAGGAGCTTGCCAAAAGGAAGAGCATCATGGATGAACTGTTTGAGAAAAATCAGAAGAAGAAGGATGATCCAAATTTTGTTTATGACATTGAAGTTGAATTCCCACAGGATGAACAACTGCAGTCCTGTGGCTGGGACACAGAGTCAGCTGATGAGTTCTGA